A genomic stretch from Pempheris klunzingeri isolate RE-2024b chromosome 23, fPemKlu1.hap1, whole genome shotgun sequence includes:
- the tdrd7b gene encoding tudor domain-containing protein 7B isoform X1, translating into MADVELVKKMVRAVLQANKGGVSLSRLQSEYKELTGDQIPHKQMGHNQLDALLASMPSLVRIERNRSGEMVCFASGTNDTAHIAKVVARQRSSKKTGRPHLVNTQMRVKPSAPLVLNAKPQTSLRQPNHRGRGGGRGGGASGRGAGHGDFRQARDMRDGQSEGKSGTHPNKMSNQSISNRKGNPPAEKSDKRMTLPSRFQKEVHAHLSRNSQQTGPSLNLNESLGSGKGKPYNPQQVQGRIREILGKYSNGFWVSKLPQIYRELYKQDLPTEAIKDLETWTHICTVEKTCSSNPSELLLYPAKEQTTTISPSNSTSAPVPTTNTPTDKPLNSPAQQRPPSTRLTRSGSHSPQSPPSSSSSPSPPSSPATLSPDLKLKLEELLVKYSNGLWAHALPKLFQDTYKTKLPGNVLENLHLLSDICTIDYPMPDNPKRAILYRRSSSGGGEDENCNRRNSSASEEELRVRQELGRRLSNQAVPPLLIPKEEYPSVLVVEATNTNGVILRYIGEGYSQAQESMEDEMREFYGLDKSSPSPLSSPSSGQLVAVRAEEEEEILRAQVCEVMTDKVKVHYVDHGFSEVISKTKVFELHEKFFKLPFQATKCKLAGLEPFCQEPAVLKKFETMASGRILLAEILERGQTPLVVLYDTSQDDDVNINAACMKALQDKTLASPLQVNSAYMNVTVSSVCSDGTIYCQLPSRGLAKLNEILENIETYFHSQVTSEFLVSRPFCGKGCLARYKGKWSRVEITNLHGSRVLDILFIDVGVQASVEVFELREIPPSFLRDLMAIPPQAVKCCLADLAVSVGSWTPDAVQWLREKVLNTTDCSMKVAKVDETKRCIYVHLFTDKNFHDPARSLNHEMAQSDLFKQQPDVFLTSHSPAKISTLTSSTKTSSTSDSTNGSPTSTSVPAKPHLRRALSGPRGVGGGNATTTSPPETPSSPSPSLQLPPQLELPPAGNEGNNVDVYVSVACHPGHFVLQPWRDMYKLVVLMGEMILYYNKTEEKPLNIEKNQIYAAKVENNWHRVLVKGVLTNGLVSVYELDYGKHELVSCTQLRPLIKEFRQLPFQGITAQLAGLKQRQWSEEASIVFRNHVEKKPLVAQLEAIQEATNPWDRKLTVFLVDTSQEEKDIWVHDIMAEFADELTNEL; encoded by the exons ATGGCTGACGTGGAGCTGGTGAAGAAGATGGTGCGGGCCGTCCTCCAGGCCAACAAAGGTGGAGTGTCGCTGTCCCGTCTGCAGTCAGAGTACAAGGAGCTGACCGGGGACCAGATACCTCACAAGCAGATGGGACACAATCAGCTGGACGCGCTGCTAGCCAGCATGCCCTCTTTAGTCCGCATCGAGCGCAACCGTTctggagag ATGGTGTGTTTTGCGTCAGGCACCAATGATACAGCCCATATAGCCAAGGTGGTGGCTCGTCAGCGCAGCTCCAAGAAGACCGGCCGACCCCACCTGGTCAACACTCAGATGAGAGTCAAACCGTCTGCCCCGCTCGTCCTCAATG CCAAACCTCAAACCTCACTGAGGCAGCCCAACCACCGCGGGCGAGgcggaggtagaggaggaggagccagcGGCAGAGGGGCGGGACATGGAGACTTCAGACAAGCGAGGGACATGAGGGATGGCCAGTCAGAGGGCAAGAGTGGGACACATCCGAACAAAATGTCCAATCAGAGCATATCCAACAGGAAAGGGAACCCACCTGCAGAAAA GTCAGACAAGAGGATGACCCTCCCGTCACGGTTTCAGAAGGAGGTGCATGCTCACCTTTCCAGAAACTCCCAACAGACTGGTC CATCCCTGAATCTGAATGAGAGCCTCGGCTCGGGGAAAGGGAAGCCCTACAACCCTCAGCAGGTCCAGGGACGCATCAGGGAAATCCTGGGGAAGTACAGTAATGGGTTCTGGGTGTCGAAGCTGCCTCAGATCTACAGAGAACTGTACAAACAGGACCTGCCCACTGAGGCCATCAAAGACCTGGAAACCTGGACAcacatatgtact GTGGAGaaaacctgcagcagcaacCCGTCAGAGCTGCTTCTCTACCCCGCCAAGGAACAGACCACCACCATCTCCCCCTCAAACTCCACCTCTGCCCCTGTTCCGACTACAAACACCCCCACAGATAAACCCCTGAATTCCCCTGCCCAGCAGAGACCCCCCAGCACCCGTCTGACTCGCTCTGGTTCTCACTCTCCTCAGTCTCCaccctcgtcctcctcgtccccCAGCCCTCCCTCTTCCCCTGCCACCCTCAGCCCCGACCTGAAGCTGAAACTGGAGGAGCTTCTGGTGAAGTACTCCAATGGCCTGTGGGCCCACGCTCTGCCCAAGCTCTTCCAGGACACTTACAAA ACCAAACTGCCTGGGAATGTCCTGGAGaaccttcacctcctctccgACATCTGCACCATCGACTACCCGATGCCTGACAACCCTAAAAGGGCCATCTTgtacaggaggagcagcagtggaggaggagaggatgagaacTGTAATAGGAGGAACTCTTCGGCCAGCGAGGAAGAGCTAAGGGTGAGGCAGGAGCTGGGGAGGAGGCTCAGCAACCAGGCAGTGCCCCCTCTGCTGATCCCCAAAGAGGAGTACCCCTCTGTACTGGTGGTGGAGGCCACCAACACCAATGGAGTTATACTCAG GTACATTGGTGAGGGTTACTCCCAGGCCCAGGAGTCCATGGAGGATGAAATGAGAGAGTTTTATGGCCTGGACAAAAGCAGTCCATCTCCTTTGTCATCTCCATCCTCGGGCCAACTTGTTGCTGTcagggcggaggaggaggaggagattcTGAGGGCGCAAGTCTGTGAGGTCATGACAGACAAGGTCAAG GTGCACTATGTGGATCATGGCTTCTCAGAGGTGATCAGCAAAACCAAAGTGTTTGAGCTGCACGAGAAGTTTTTCAAACTGCCTTTCCAGGCGACCAAGTGTAAACTGGCAG GCCTGGAGCCATTCTGTCAGGAGCCTGCCGTGCTGAAGAAGTTTGAGACAATGGCAAGTGGAAGGATCCTATTGGCTGAGATCCTAGAGAGAGGGCAGACCCCTCTTGTGGTCTTGTACGATACATCGCAGGACGATGATGTCAACATCAATGCCGCCTGCATGAAAGCCCTGCAGGACAAGACGCTAGCCAGCCCATTACAG GTGAACAGCGCCTATATGAACGTGACTGTGAGCAGCGTCTGCTCAGATGGGACCATCTACTGCCAGCTGCCCTCCAGAGGCCTCGCCAAGCTGAATGAAATCCTGGAGAATATAGAGACATACTTTCATTCACAG GTAACTTCAGAGTTCCTGGTATCCAGACCTTTCTGTGGGAAAGGATGTCTAGCTCGCTACAAAGGCAAATGGTCCCGTGTAGAG ATCACCAACCTTCACGGCAGCAGAGTGCTGGACATCCTGTTCATTGATGTGGGTGTCCAGGCTTCTGTAGAGGTTTTTGAGCTCAGAGAGATCCCACCATCTTTCCTCCGTGACCTCATGGCCATCCCGCCGCAG GCTGTGAAGTGCTGTCTAGCAGACCTGGCTGTCAGTGTTGGATCATGGACTCCAGATGCTGTCCAATGGCTTCGAGAGAAAGTGCTCAACACCACAGACTGTAGCATGAAG GTCGCCAAGGTAGACGAAACCAAGCGCTGCATCTATGTCCACCTTTTCACTGACAAGAACTTCCACGACCCGGCTCGCAGCCTCAACCATGAGATGGCCCAGTCTGACCTCTTCAAACAGCAACCAGATGTTTTCCTGACGAGCCACAG CCCTGCCAAAATCTCCACACTCACTTCATCCACCAAGACTTCCAGCACCAGTGACTCAACAAACGGGAGTCCAACATCAACTTCTGTCCCAGCCAAGCCTCATCTCAGGAGGGCTCTATCAGGACCCAGAGGGGTTGGAGGGGGCAACGCCACCACCACGAGCCCACCAGAGACACCATCatccccctcaccctctcttcAGCTGCCACCACAACTAGAGCTGCCCCCAGCAGGTAATGAAG GAAACAATGTGGACGTCTATGTATCCGTGGCGTGCCATCCAGGCCACTTTGTGCTGCAGCCCTGGAGAGATATGTACAAACTGGTGGTGTTGATGGGAGAGATGATTCTTTACTACAATAAAACTGAGGAGAAACCGCTCAACATAGAGAAGAATCAGATATACGCTGCTAAAGTGGAGAACAA ctGGCATCGTGTGTTAGTGAAGGGAGTTCTGACCAATGGTTTGGTGTCGGTCTATGAGTTGGACTACGGTAAACATGAGCTAGTCAGCTGCACTCAGCTCAGACCTCTGATCAAAGAGTTCAGACAGCTGCCGTTCCAGGGAATCACTGCTCAGCTGGCCG GACTGAAGCAGAGGCAGTGGTCGGAGGAAGCTTCCATCGTTTTCAGGAACCACGTGGAGAAGAAACCACTTGTGGCTCAGCTGGAGGCCATACAGGAAGCCACTAACCCCTGGGATAGGAAGCTGACGGTCTTCCTGGTCGACACTTCGCAGGAAGAGAAGGACATCTGGGTGCATGACATCATGGCTGAATTTGCTGACGAGCTGACCAATGAGCTGTAG
- the tdrd7b gene encoding tudor domain-containing protein 7B isoform X2: protein MADVELVKKMVRAVLQANKGGVSLSRLQSEYKELTGDQIPHKQMGHNQLDALLASMPSLVRIERNRSGEMVCFASGTNDTAHIAKVVARQRSSKKTGRPHLVNTQMRVKPSAPLVLNAKPQTSLRQPNHRGRGGGRGGGASGRGAGHGDFRQARDMRDGQSEGKSGTHPNKMSNQSISNRKGNPPAEKSDKRMTLPSRFQKEVHAHLSRNSQQTGPSLNLNESLGSGKGKPYNPQQVQGRIREILGKYSNGFWVSKLPQIYRELYKQDLPTEAIKDLETWTHICTVEKTCSSNPSELLLYPAKEQTTTISPSNSTSAPVPTTNTPTDKPLNSPAQQRPPSTRLTRSGSHSPQSPPSSSSSPSPPSSPATLSPDLKLKLEELLVKYSNGLWAHALPKLFQDTYKTKLPGNVLENLHLLSDICTIDYPMPDNPKRAILYRRSSSGGGEDENCNRRNSSASEEELRVRQELGRRLSNQAVPPLLIPKEEYPSVLVVEATNTNGVILRYIGEGYSQAQESMEDEMREFYGLDKSSPSPLSSPSSGQLVAVRAEEEEEILRAQVCEVMTDKVKVHYVDHGFSEVISKTKVFELHEKFFKLPFQATKCKLAGLEPFCQEPAVLKKFETMASGRILLAEILERGQTPLVVLYDTSQDDDVNINAACMKALQDKTLASPLQVNSAYMNVTVSSVCSDGTIYCQLPSRGLAKLNEILENIETYFHSQVTSEFLVSRPFCGKGCLARYKGKWSRVEITNLHGSRVLDILFIDVGVQASVEVFELREIPPSFLRDLMAIPPQAVKCCLADLAVSVGSWTPDAVQWLREKVLNTTDCSMKVAKVDETKRCIYVHLFTDKNFHDPARSLNHEMAQSDLFKQQPDVFLTSHSPAKISTLTSSTKTSSTSDSTNGSPTSTSVPAKPHLRRALSGPRGVGGGNATTTSPPETPSSPSPSLQLPPQLELPPAGNNVDVYVSVACHPGHFVLQPWRDMYKLVVLMGEMILYYNKTEEKPLNIEKNQIYAAKVENNWHRVLVKGVLTNGLVSVYELDYGKHELVSCTQLRPLIKEFRQLPFQGITAQLAGLKQRQWSEEASIVFRNHVEKKPLVAQLEAIQEATNPWDRKLTVFLVDTSQEEKDIWVHDIMAEFADELTNEL from the exons ATGGCTGACGTGGAGCTGGTGAAGAAGATGGTGCGGGCCGTCCTCCAGGCCAACAAAGGTGGAGTGTCGCTGTCCCGTCTGCAGTCAGAGTACAAGGAGCTGACCGGGGACCAGATACCTCACAAGCAGATGGGACACAATCAGCTGGACGCGCTGCTAGCCAGCATGCCCTCTTTAGTCCGCATCGAGCGCAACCGTTctggagag ATGGTGTGTTTTGCGTCAGGCACCAATGATACAGCCCATATAGCCAAGGTGGTGGCTCGTCAGCGCAGCTCCAAGAAGACCGGCCGACCCCACCTGGTCAACACTCAGATGAGAGTCAAACCGTCTGCCCCGCTCGTCCTCAATG CCAAACCTCAAACCTCACTGAGGCAGCCCAACCACCGCGGGCGAGgcggaggtagaggaggaggagccagcGGCAGAGGGGCGGGACATGGAGACTTCAGACAAGCGAGGGACATGAGGGATGGCCAGTCAGAGGGCAAGAGTGGGACACATCCGAACAAAATGTCCAATCAGAGCATATCCAACAGGAAAGGGAACCCACCTGCAGAAAA GTCAGACAAGAGGATGACCCTCCCGTCACGGTTTCAGAAGGAGGTGCATGCTCACCTTTCCAGAAACTCCCAACAGACTGGTC CATCCCTGAATCTGAATGAGAGCCTCGGCTCGGGGAAAGGGAAGCCCTACAACCCTCAGCAGGTCCAGGGACGCATCAGGGAAATCCTGGGGAAGTACAGTAATGGGTTCTGGGTGTCGAAGCTGCCTCAGATCTACAGAGAACTGTACAAACAGGACCTGCCCACTGAGGCCATCAAAGACCTGGAAACCTGGACAcacatatgtact GTGGAGaaaacctgcagcagcaacCCGTCAGAGCTGCTTCTCTACCCCGCCAAGGAACAGACCACCACCATCTCCCCCTCAAACTCCACCTCTGCCCCTGTTCCGACTACAAACACCCCCACAGATAAACCCCTGAATTCCCCTGCCCAGCAGAGACCCCCCAGCACCCGTCTGACTCGCTCTGGTTCTCACTCTCCTCAGTCTCCaccctcgtcctcctcgtccccCAGCCCTCCCTCTTCCCCTGCCACCCTCAGCCCCGACCTGAAGCTGAAACTGGAGGAGCTTCTGGTGAAGTACTCCAATGGCCTGTGGGCCCACGCTCTGCCCAAGCTCTTCCAGGACACTTACAAA ACCAAACTGCCTGGGAATGTCCTGGAGaaccttcacctcctctccgACATCTGCACCATCGACTACCCGATGCCTGACAACCCTAAAAGGGCCATCTTgtacaggaggagcagcagtggaggaggagaggatgagaacTGTAATAGGAGGAACTCTTCGGCCAGCGAGGAAGAGCTAAGGGTGAGGCAGGAGCTGGGGAGGAGGCTCAGCAACCAGGCAGTGCCCCCTCTGCTGATCCCCAAAGAGGAGTACCCCTCTGTACTGGTGGTGGAGGCCACCAACACCAATGGAGTTATACTCAG GTACATTGGTGAGGGTTACTCCCAGGCCCAGGAGTCCATGGAGGATGAAATGAGAGAGTTTTATGGCCTGGACAAAAGCAGTCCATCTCCTTTGTCATCTCCATCCTCGGGCCAACTTGTTGCTGTcagggcggaggaggaggaggagattcTGAGGGCGCAAGTCTGTGAGGTCATGACAGACAAGGTCAAG GTGCACTATGTGGATCATGGCTTCTCAGAGGTGATCAGCAAAACCAAAGTGTTTGAGCTGCACGAGAAGTTTTTCAAACTGCCTTTCCAGGCGACCAAGTGTAAACTGGCAG GCCTGGAGCCATTCTGTCAGGAGCCTGCCGTGCTGAAGAAGTTTGAGACAATGGCAAGTGGAAGGATCCTATTGGCTGAGATCCTAGAGAGAGGGCAGACCCCTCTTGTGGTCTTGTACGATACATCGCAGGACGATGATGTCAACATCAATGCCGCCTGCATGAAAGCCCTGCAGGACAAGACGCTAGCCAGCCCATTACAG GTGAACAGCGCCTATATGAACGTGACTGTGAGCAGCGTCTGCTCAGATGGGACCATCTACTGCCAGCTGCCCTCCAGAGGCCTCGCCAAGCTGAATGAAATCCTGGAGAATATAGAGACATACTTTCATTCACAG GTAACTTCAGAGTTCCTGGTATCCAGACCTTTCTGTGGGAAAGGATGTCTAGCTCGCTACAAAGGCAAATGGTCCCGTGTAGAG ATCACCAACCTTCACGGCAGCAGAGTGCTGGACATCCTGTTCATTGATGTGGGTGTCCAGGCTTCTGTAGAGGTTTTTGAGCTCAGAGAGATCCCACCATCTTTCCTCCGTGACCTCATGGCCATCCCGCCGCAG GCTGTGAAGTGCTGTCTAGCAGACCTGGCTGTCAGTGTTGGATCATGGACTCCAGATGCTGTCCAATGGCTTCGAGAGAAAGTGCTCAACACCACAGACTGTAGCATGAAG GTCGCCAAGGTAGACGAAACCAAGCGCTGCATCTATGTCCACCTTTTCACTGACAAGAACTTCCACGACCCGGCTCGCAGCCTCAACCATGAGATGGCCCAGTCTGACCTCTTCAAACAGCAACCAGATGTTTTCCTGACGAGCCACAG CCCTGCCAAAATCTCCACACTCACTTCATCCACCAAGACTTCCAGCACCAGTGACTCAACAAACGGGAGTCCAACATCAACTTCTGTCCCAGCCAAGCCTCATCTCAGGAGGGCTCTATCAGGACCCAGAGGGGTTGGAGGGGGCAACGCCACCACCACGAGCCCACCAGAGACACCATCatccccctcaccctctcttcAGCTGCCACCACAACTAGAGCTGCCCCCAGCAG GAAACAATGTGGACGTCTATGTATCCGTGGCGTGCCATCCAGGCCACTTTGTGCTGCAGCCCTGGAGAGATATGTACAAACTGGTGGTGTTGATGGGAGAGATGATTCTTTACTACAATAAAACTGAGGAGAAACCGCTCAACATAGAGAAGAATCAGATATACGCTGCTAAAGTGGAGAACAA ctGGCATCGTGTGTTAGTGAAGGGAGTTCTGACCAATGGTTTGGTGTCGGTCTATGAGTTGGACTACGGTAAACATGAGCTAGTCAGCTGCACTCAGCTCAGACCTCTGATCAAAGAGTTCAGACAGCTGCCGTTCCAGGGAATCACTGCTCAGCTGGCCG GACTGAAGCAGAGGCAGTGGTCGGAGGAAGCTTCCATCGTTTTCAGGAACCACGTGGAGAAGAAACCACTTGTGGCTCAGCTGGAGGCCATACAGGAAGCCACTAACCCCTGGGATAGGAAGCTGACGGTCTTCCTGGTCGACACTTCGCAGGAAGAGAAGGACATCTGGGTGCATGACATCATGGCTGAATTTGCTGACGAGCTGACCAATGAGCTGTAG
- the LOC139222971 gene encoding calcium-binding protein 2-like: MSKAEERTLSTSSIDSASTDGKNGTPKDSPATSVSESPKKSSKKSKKSTESMNKVYNSVLNSVFGAERELAQAELDELQEAFKEFDYDQDGYLNYKDVAECMRTMGYMPTEMELLEIVQQIKMRMGGLMDFEDFIELMGPRMMGETADMLGLKELQSAFVQFDLDGDGKINQEEMKEAIKTLLGEKLKKGELEEILKELDINADGNIDFEEFVMMLSIR, encoded by the exons ATGTCCAAGGCAGAAGAGAGGACGCTCTCCACTTCGTCTATCGACTCAGCCTCAACAGACGG CAAAAATGGCACCCCCAAGGATTCCCCTGCAACTTCAGTCTCTGAATCACCCAAGAAATCTTCAAAGAAATCCAAAAAATCCACTGAGAGTATGAACAAAGTCTACAACTCTGTGCTCAACAGTGTTTTCGGGGCG GAGAGAGAATTAGCTCAGGCTGAGTTGGACG AGCTGCAAGAAGCCTTCAAAGAGTTTGACTACGATCAAGATGGATACCTGAACTACAAAGATGTGGCTGAGTGCATGAGGACCATGGGATACATGCCCACTGAAATGGAGCTGCTGGAGATAGTACAACAAATCAAGATGAGAA TGGGCGGGTTAATGGATTTTGAGGACTTTATTGAACTGATGGGACCCAGGATGATGGGAGAGACTGCTGACATGCTGGGACTCAAAGAGCTCCAATCAGCCTTTGTACAG TTTGACCTCGATGGAGATGGAAAGATCAACCAGGAAGAGATGAAGGAGGCGATCAAGACGCTGCTGGGGGAGAAGCTGAAGAAAGGAGAACTGGAGGAGATCTTAAAGGAGCTGGACATAAATGCAGACGGAAACATTGATTTTGAAG agTTTGTGATGATGCTGTCCATTCGCTAG
- the tmem88b gene encoding transmembrane protein 88b, with protein MSMTGTLEKGAHHQALDLSEELPPHHHHHHINHHHLHHSNSLASTTAVGGGRETPSRVVVPPPYSAAESGGGGSDAPLELRGSLDCWACSVLVTAQNLVIATINACLAGLVFGTILTPAIVMVVFGFLCHSTVRPHGTTPYCSDLLTDGGCVALLVVGFLLVTPLLVLALAAYCRLARHLQLGLCFIPYSRAVYKNLPATQHRGLGTGCCGGRDGADGSGKGKVWV; from the exons ATGAGTATGACTGGTACTTTAGAGAAGGGGGCCCACCACCAGGCCTTGGACCTGTCCGAAGAACTGCCgcctcaccaccaccatcaccacatcaaccaccatcatcttcaccactcCAACTCCCTGGCCTCCACCACCGCTGTGGGTGGGGGCAGAGAAACACCTTCACGTGTGGTCGTACCTCCTCCGTATTCTGCAGCTGAGAGCGGCGGTGGGGGCAGTGATGCTCCTTTGGAGCTGCGGGGGTCCCTGGACTGCTGGGCCTGCTCGGTGCTGGTGACGGCTCAGAACCTGGTTATTGCAACGATCAACGCCTGCCTCGCTGGACTGGTGTTTGGGACCATCCTGACGCCAGCCATAGTCATGGTGGTGTTTGGCTTCCTCTGCCACTCTACA GTCCGCCCTCATGGGACGACCCCGTACTGCTCAGACCTGCTAACTGACGGAGGCTGTGTGGCTCTGCTGGTGGTGGGCTTCCTTTTGGTCACCCCTCTGCTGGTCCTGGCGTTGGCTGCATACTGCCGCCTGGCACGACACCTCCAGCTGGGCCTGTGCTTCATCCCGTACAGCCGTGCCGTGTACAAGAACCTGCCCGCCACCCAGCACCGTGGCCTGGGCACCGGCTGCTGTGGGGGCCGAGATGGAGCCGATGGTAGTGGGAAAGGAAAGGTCTGGGTGTGA